From the genome of Aerosakkonema funiforme FACHB-1375, one region includes:
- a CDS encoding (2Fe-2S) ferredoxin domain-containing protein: MGKHKSSQMSPFQLEGRFLGYEVEDACKIKRMRLATAEGELWLKLSKEARATLSRYRVLVPGDWIEIFGEEKLDRETGEHKIKVYEVLPKAALAATSASPLETVTSTKATKPAKVQACILVCQKSDCCKLGARQVTRFLEEGLRDRGLSGEVTVKATGCMKQCKAGPNIVMPDKTRYKRVDLQEVPQLLDKHFPIEGTIPEEAVSQLAVVR; the protein is encoded by the coding sequence GTGGGTAAACACAAAAGCTCTCAAATGTCGCCATTTCAGCTAGAAGGACGTTTCCTGGGTTATGAAGTGGAGGATGCCTGCAAAATCAAGCGGATGAGACTTGCTACTGCCGAAGGCGAGCTCTGGCTTAAACTCTCGAAAGAAGCGAGGGCGACGCTCAGCCGCTATCGGGTTCTCGTACCGGGGGATTGGATCGAAATTTTTGGTGAAGAAAAGCTCGATCGAGAAACAGGCGAACATAAGATAAAAGTCTATGAAGTATTGCCTAAAGCCGCTCTAGCGGCGACATCGGCATCGCCCTTAGAGACTGTTACCTCAACCAAAGCCACTAAGCCTGCCAAAGTGCAGGCTTGTATTTTAGTATGTCAAAAATCAGATTGCTGCAAGCTTGGCGCTAGACAGGTTACTCGCTTCTTGGAGGAAGGGTTGCGCGATCGCGGTTTGTCGGGAGAGGTGACAGTGAAGGCAACTGGCTGCATGAAGCAGTGCAAGGCAGGGCCAAATATTGTGATGCCAGATAAAACTCGTTACAAGCGAGTAGATCTTCAAGAAGTACCCCAGTTGCTGGACAAGCATTTTCCCATTGAAGGAACTATTCCTGAAGAGGCAGTTTCACAACTGGCAGTAGTACGGTAA
- a CDS encoding ABC transporter substrate-binding protein, which produces MRISRFAKVLVAFFAGVMLAQLLHACSPNSQAAQKTRLTIATVNNGDMVVIQGLSRNFEQANPDIQLRWVVLEENVLRQRTTTDVASQGGQFDVLTIGSYEAPIWARRDWLRPLDLPASYDVNDLIKPVREGLSYNGQLYAVPFYAESSMLYYRKDLFEKAGITVPQQPTYPQMREWASKIHDPKNGVYGVCLRGKPGWGENMAFLTTLVNTYGGRWFDMKWQPTINTPNWKEAIGFYVDLLNKYGPPGASSNGFNENLALFSTGKCGMWVDATVAAGLISNPKESQVYNKVGFARAPIERYPNGSNWLWAWALAIPKTSKSPEAAQRFIAWATSKEYIQLVANQNGWVAVPPGTRISTYQNPNYQKAAPFAGMVLNSIQSADITRPSAEPTPYKGVQYVDIPEFQAIGTSVGQTMAAALTNNVSIDRALQQAQSSTERFMRHTGYIE; this is translated from the coding sequence ATGCGTATCTCCCGCTTCGCTAAAGTGCTGGTTGCATTCTTTGCCGGAGTCATGCTGGCGCAACTGTTGCACGCTTGTTCGCCGAATTCGCAAGCAGCACAGAAAACTAGACTGACGATCGCTACCGTCAATAATGGCGATATGGTCGTCATACAGGGACTTTCCCGCAACTTCGAGCAAGCTAACCCGGATATCCAACTCAGATGGGTTGTGCTGGAAGAGAATGTATTGCGCCAACGCACAACCACAGATGTTGCCAGTCAAGGCGGACAATTCGATGTGTTGACGATCGGTTCTTATGAAGCACCGATTTGGGCTAGACGGGATTGGTTGAGACCGCTGGATTTACCCGCCAGCTATGACGTAAATGACTTGATTAAACCCGTGCGAGAAGGGCTTTCCTACAATGGCCAACTCTATGCAGTGCCGTTCTATGCGGAAAGTTCGATGCTGTATTACCGCAAGGATTTGTTTGAGAAAGCAGGCATTACGGTTCCCCAACAACCAACTTATCCGCAAATGAGGGAATGGGCAAGCAAGATTCACGACCCGAAAAATGGAGTTTACGGGGTTTGTTTGCGCGGAAAACCCGGCTGGGGTGAAAATATGGCGTTTCTTACCACGTTAGTCAATACTTATGGCGGACGCTGGTTTGATATGAAATGGCAACCAACCATTAATACTCCAAATTGGAAAGAAGCGATCGGTTTTTATGTCGATTTGCTCAACAAATATGGGCCACCGGGAGCGAGTTCTAACGGATTTAATGAGAATTTGGCATTATTTTCGACGGGTAAATGTGGAATGTGGGTGGATGCGACTGTTGCAGCAGGACTGATTTCTAATCCCAAAGAATCGCAAGTTTACAATAAGGTTGGTTTTGCGCGTGCGCCGATCGAACGTTACCCCAACGGCTCAAACTGGCTCTGGGCTTGGGCGCTAGCGATTCCAAAAACTTCTAAATCACCGGAAGCGGCTCAAAGATTTATTGCTTGGGCAACTTCTAAAGAATACATTCAATTGGTTGCCAACCAAAATGGCTGGGTTGCTGTTCCACCCGGTACGCGGATTTCTACTTATCAGAATCCGAATTATCAAAAAGCTGCACCGTTTGCAGGAATGGTGTTGAATTCGATTCAATCTGCCGATATTACTCGTCCATCGGCAGAACCAACGCCTTATAAGGGTGTTCAATATGTGGATATTCCAGAGTTTCAAGCGATCGGAACTTCAGTTGGACAAACGATGGCAGCGGCGTTGACTAATAATGTTTCGATCGATCGAGCTTTGCAACAGGCGCAAAGTTCGACTGAACGTTTTATGAGGCATACGGGGTATATAGAATGA
- a CDS encoding AbfB domain-containing protein, producing the protein MNKVLGFAFVAGLVSVVNLPYLGSDKALAQQGAYHSLQSYNFPNLYIRHRNLLGEISTISSPLDKQDATFKIVPGLADSNCVSFQAQNNPGAYLRHQEFRIKLATLENSQLFKADATFCQRPGLADSTLASFESYNSPGRYLRHRDFNLYLEKDESELFRKDATFRIVNPLGVNAVSFPITGNKEDRVANGRMRTSFSLNADGTLTAVTNTRTGVQLAGFTGAVSVILVDENKQPIWVSGVHSYGVDGCTIGRCNRNDNWSENVPSEIMSQVRGYAILQQHDPKWRVFDRGTQFLSWLRSDEGKATVATIATIISML; encoded by the coding sequence ATGAATAAAGTTTTGGGTTTTGCATTTGTAGCAGGTTTGGTAAGTGTAGTAAATTTACCATATTTAGGAAGTGATAAAGCTCTAGCACAGCAAGGTGCGTACCATTCACTACAATCCTACAATTTTCCTAATTTATACATACGTCATCGCAATTTATTAGGAGAAATTTCAACAATTTCATCTCCTCTAGATAAACAAGATGCAACATTTAAAATCGTTCCAGGATTAGCAGATAGCAATTGCGTCTCATTTCAGGCTCAAAATAATCCGGGAGCATATCTTCGACATCAAGAATTTAGAATTAAACTTGCTACTTTAGAAAATTCACAACTATTTAAAGCAGATGCAACATTCTGTCAACGTCCAGGATTAGCTGATTCAACACTAGCATCTTTTGAGTCTTATAACTCCCCAGGTCGTTATTTGCGTCATCGTGATTTTAACTTGTACCTTGAAAAAGATGAGAGTGAGCTTTTTCGGAAAGATGCGACATTTAGGATAGTTAATCCTTTAGGAGTTAATGCAGTAAGTTTTCCAATAACAGGTAATAAAGAGGATAGAGTAGCAAACGGTCGAATGCGTACTTCATTTTCATTAAATGCAGATGGAACACTCACAGCAGTTACAAATACGCGAACCGGGGTACAGCTAGCAGGTTTTACTGGAGCAGTAAGCGTAATTCTTGTTGACGAAAATAAGCAGCCAATTTGGGTTTCTGGTGTTCACTCTTACGGAGTAGATGGTTGTACGATTGGTAGATGTAACAGGAATGATAATTGGAGTGAAAACGTTCCCTCGGAAATTATGAGCCAAGTGAGAGGATATGCTATTCTTCAACAGCACGATCCTAAATGGAGAGTGTTCGATCGGGGGACACAATTCTTAAGCTGGTTGAGATCTGATGAAGGAAAGGCAACAGTCGCAACGATTGCAACCATCATCTCTATGCTTTAA
- a CDS encoding DNA cytosine methyltransferase: MVHTVIDLFAGAGGLTTGFHLAGFQTICAIDENAKALATFKHNYPETKLVLAKDIRTINAREIRLTLQLEKEELTAIIGGPPCQGFSRNIPAEYRYLEDPRNQLYKTFLEFVKEFRPLYVVMENVPEILKAYNGTVREEITIKLEQMGYGVTSASLNAANYGVPQTRARAFFVGCLNGVAPTIPEPTHYGDIKSLKSEQKSIQLNLLQPIASPIVTVRDAIGDLPLLEAGQEYTAETYICEPQSNYQRLLRSGSNKLVNHVARKLSSIQMSRARVLKEGQDARDLPPELAPKKHYSGAYGRLYWDKPARTITRWVFHPGSGRFFHPTQDRTITIREAARLHSYPDKFHFLGSYTEMADQIGESVPPLLAKAIAECILQRSPHHLVAN, from the coding sequence ATGGTACACACTGTCATTGATTTATTTGCTGGTGCTGGGGGCTTAACTACAGGTTTTCACTTAGCGGGTTTTCAAACGATATGCGCTATTGATGAAAATGCGAAAGCTTTGGCAACATTTAAGCATAACTACCCAGAAACAAAATTAGTTCTGGCAAAGGATATTCGCACAATTAATGCTAGGGAAATTCGACTAACACTTCAATTAGAAAAAGAAGAGTTAACCGCGATAATTGGTGGCCCTCCATGTCAAGGATTCTCTCGCAATATTCCTGCTGAATACAGATATTTAGAAGACCCTCGCAACCAGCTATACAAAACTTTTTTAGAGTTTGTAAAAGAATTCCGACCTTTGTATGTTGTGATGGAGAATGTACCCGAAATTCTGAAAGCCTATAACGGTACAGTTAGAGAAGAGATAACCATAAAACTAGAGCAAATGGGATATGGGGTGACATCCGCATCATTAAATGCTGCAAATTATGGGGTTCCCCAAACTAGAGCAAGAGCTTTTTTTGTAGGATGTTTGAATGGTGTTGCTCCTACAATTCCAGAACCTACTCATTATGGAGATATTAAATCTCTTAAATCCGAACAAAAGAGTATTCAGCTAAATTTACTACAGCCTATAGCCTCTCCAATTGTGACTGTCAGAGACGCGATCGGAGATTTGCCATTACTAGAAGCTGGACAGGAATATACCGCAGAGACATATATCTGCGAACCGCAAAGTAATTATCAAAGATTACTACGTAGCGGTAGTAACAAGCTAGTTAATCACGTTGCTCGTAAATTAAGCTCCATCCAAATGTCTAGAGCTAGAGTTTTAAAAGAAGGTCAAGATGCTAGAGATTTACCTCCAGAACTAGCGCCAAAAAAGCATTACAGCGGAGCTTATGGAAGACTATACTGGGATAAACCCGCTAGAACTATTACTAGGTGGGTTTTTCACCCTGGATCTGGAAGATTCTTTCATCCCACACAAGATAGGACTATTACAATCCGTGAAGCTGCAAGGCTTCATTCTTACCCAGATAAATTTCATTTCCTGGGTTCATATACGGAAATGGCAGACCAAATCGGAGAATCAGTACCTCCCTTGTTAGCTAAAGCGATCGCTGAATGTATTCTCCAGAGGAGTCCTCATCATCTTGTGGCTAATTAA
- a CDS encoding helix-turn-helix domain-containing protein, giving the protein MPLKKLDRLLGVEIQRLRTAKRWSQEHLAEVANLHRTYISQLERGLKSPSVRVLYQIATALGVTMSALLEAVEESLDADE; this is encoded by the coding sequence ATGCCGCTCAAAAAATTGGATCGTCTTCTAGGAGTAGAGATACAACGTCTTCGCACGGCGAAACGTTGGTCACAGGAACATCTTGCAGAGGTTGCGAATCTGCATAGAACTTATATCAGCCAACTAGAACGAGGGTTGAAAAGTCCATCTGTCCGGGTTCTTTACCAAATTGCTACTGCACTAGGCGTGACTATGAGCGCACTTCTGGAAGCAGTTGAGGAATCTTTGGATGCTGACGAGTGA
- a CDS encoding S-layer homology domain-containing protein — protein MTNSPLPDPQSSPKDPLGFDEFIGILVALSTIGSIFWWAVSQKPQSLNFISVLPPELVPATGQSPSPSPVPPAIASPSAKDPVAIVPGETAKLSTGVAAAILPIQKTQTSSKAAAAIVPPKKAQPSPKIVGAIAPGKKAQPIGKLKRSSIETLPKIVTAVPAAPAARKASTPAKQVKFSDVPANLWATPFIAALTQRGVFTGFTDKTFRPYQAMTRAEFAVRLDKAFNKKPEEAATAFEDVPNNHWAYSSIKESDMAGFMEGYPKDYFRPAKSVTRTEAIVALASGLDLKVPANPEKILQSYKDAAQIPKYARGKVAAAIQAGLVVGSNSNLLRPNQPATRAEVAAFLYQGLVKRGKVKAINSKAIVKP, from the coding sequence ATGACAAATTCCCCTTTACCAGATCCCCAGTCATCTCCAAAAGATCCATTAGGATTTGATGAGTTCATCGGCATCTTGGTTGCCTTGTCCACTATCGGCAGTATTTTTTGGTGGGCGGTATCTCAAAAACCGCAGAGTTTGAATTTTATCAGCGTTCTTCCGCCTGAATTAGTTCCCGCTACAGGACAGTCTCCTTCTCCTTCACCAGTTCCACCTGCGATCGCGAGTCCTTCGGCAAAAGATCCCGTGGCGATCGTTCCGGGTGAAACGGCAAAACTGTCTACAGGGGTAGCTGCCGCAATCCTTCCTATTCAAAAGACACAAACTTCTTCAAAAGCAGCTGCTGCGATCGTTCCCCCCAAGAAAGCGCAACCTTCTCCCAAGATAGTAGGTGCGATCGCGCCGGGAAAGAAGGCCCAACCTATTGGTAAGCTAAAACGCTCTAGTATCGAAACCCTACCAAAGATAGTCACCGCAGTTCCAGCTGCACCGGCTGCACGAAAAGCTTCTACACCAGCCAAACAAGTTAAATTTTCCGATGTTCCGGCTAACTTGTGGGCAACTCCATTTATTGCAGCTCTTACTCAGCGCGGTGTTTTTACAGGATTTACCGATAAAACTTTTCGCCCATATCAAGCAATGACGCGAGCTGAATTTGCAGTCAGGCTAGATAAAGCATTTAACAAGAAACCAGAAGAAGCGGCGACAGCTTTTGAAGATGTGCCTAACAACCACTGGGCATATTCATCAATTAAAGAAAGCGATATGGCAGGATTTATGGAGGGATATCCTAAAGATTATTTCCGACCGGCCAAATCGGTGACCAGAACAGAAGCTATTGTTGCACTGGCTAGCGGTTTGGATTTGAAAGTACCTGCCAATCCAGAAAAAATATTACAAAGTTACAAAGACGCGGCTCAGATTCCCAAATATGCTAGAGGCAAAGTAGCAGCTGCTATTCAGGCTGGTTTAGTAGTAGGCTCTAACTCAAATTTGTTGAGACCGAATCAACCAGCTACTCGTGCGGAAGTGGCAGCTTTTCTCTATCAAGGTTTGGTAAAACGGGGTAAGGTGAAAGCGATTAATTCTAAGGCGATAGTCAAACCTTAA
- a CDS encoding helix-turn-helix domain-containing protein, with protein sequence MKSIFSPEYDIFRQRMIAARKEAKLTQAKLAKSLNKPQSFVAKYENGERRLDVIEFLVVTRAIGIDPCEIIREIEQQLAGTSCGEKG encoded by the coding sequence ATGAAATCCATCTTTAGCCCTGAGTATGACATTTTTCGCCAGCGCATGATTGCGGCAAGGAAGGAAGCTAAGTTGACGCAAGCAAAACTTGCTAAATCTCTCAACAAACCGCAATCTTTTGTGGCGAAATATGAAAACGGCGAAAGACGATTAGATGTGATTGAATTTTTGGTAGTTACTCGTGCGATCGGCATAGACCCATGTGAAATTATTAGGGAGATTGAGCAACAATTAGCAGGGACATCTTGTGGAGAAAAAGGATGA
- a CDS encoding DNA methyltransferase → MSLPNQDPCNTLKPKATSTVGRGKVVKLDANPSFSVWSDEFVTLSLGNSLEHYDRWEQPTVIVSDGAYGVLGFEGDTSDHLDLPEWYKPHIQAWSKAAMPCTTLWFWNSEIGWAVVHPILEKHGWRYVNCNIWNKGKGHIAGNVNTGKIRRFPVVTEVCVQYVRDVTINELPLKTWLLKEWKRSGLPLKRANNACGVADAATRKYFDRGHLWYFPPPEMFEKLVNYANEYGNTEGRPYFSLDGDRPLTGREWSQMRSKFKCPHGFTNVWERHALRGDERIKIPSGKAVHLNQKPLDLMNLIIEASSDENDVIWEPFGGLFSASLAARNLRRKAYSCEIDPDYFYYGVNRFTQ, encoded by the coding sequence ATGAGTTTGCCTAACCAAGACCCCTGCAACACCCTAAAACCCAAGGCAACGAGTACAGTTGGTCGCGGAAAAGTAGTGAAGCTAGACGCAAATCCAAGCTTTTCTGTATGGAGTGATGAATTTGTTACTCTATCCTTGGGCAATAGCCTCGAACATTACGATCGATGGGAACAACCCACCGTTATCGTGTCAGATGGGGCTTATGGTGTGCTGGGATTTGAAGGGGATACCTCCGATCATCTCGATTTACCTGAGTGGTATAAACCTCATATTCAAGCTTGGTCAAAGGCAGCTATGCCATGTACGACACTGTGGTTTTGGAATTCAGAAATAGGTTGGGCTGTCGTTCATCCAATTCTAGAAAAGCATGGTTGGCGTTATGTTAATTGTAATATTTGGAATAAAGGCAAAGGTCATATAGCGGGTAATGTAAATACAGGAAAGATTCGCAGGTTTCCAGTAGTTACAGAAGTCTGCGTTCAATATGTTAGAGATGTAACTATTAATGAGCTTCCTTTGAAAACATGGTTGCTTAAAGAATGGAAGCGATCGGGACTGCCACTAAAAAGAGCAAATAATGCTTGCGGTGTAGCAGATGCGGCAACTAGAAAATATTTCGATCGAGGGCATTTATGGTATTTTCCACCTCCAGAAATGTTTGAAAAGTTGGTAAATTATGCAAATGAATATGGAAATACAGAAGGCAGACCATATTTTTCTTTAGATGGCGATCGACCTTTGACGGGACGAGAATGGAGTCAAATGCGATCGAAATTTAAATGTCCTCATGGGTTTACAAACGTTTGGGAACGTCATGCTTTGCGAGGAGATGAGCGAATTAAAATACCTTCTGGTAAAGCGGTACATCTCAACCAAAAACCTCTTGACTTGATGAATCTCATCATTGAAGCTTCAAGTGATGAAAATGATGTTATTTGGGAACCATTTGGAGGCTTATTTAGTGCATCGCTAGCAGCACGTAACTTGAGACGAAAAGCCTACTCCTGTGAAATCGACCCAGACTATTTTTACTATGGAGTAAACAGATTTACTCAATAA
- a CDS encoding Asr1405/Asl0597 family protein, with the protein MEQSSVNQVARQVVGIPRGERWQAYQRLQSLGIACWCTERGDLQVEVNSPLAAIQVWSAIGQLTRPRRDLAVWLDRCWQLKFNKTGM; encoded by the coding sequence ATGGAGCAATCGAGCGTTAACCAGGTGGCCAGACAGGTTGTGGGCATTCCGCGAGGCGAGCGCTGGCAAGCTTACCAAAGACTGCAATCGCTAGGTATTGCGTGCTGGTGTACCGAGCGGGGTGACCTGCAAGTTGAGGTAAATAGCCCGCTAGCAGCGATCCAAGTATGGAGTGCGATCGGGCAATTAACTCGCCCTCGGCGCGACTTGGCAGTATGGCTAGATCGGTGTTGGCAACTGAAATTTAACAAAACCGGTATGTGA
- the xylB gene encoding xylulokinase has protein sequence MAELVIGLDLGTGGVRAIAVDLQGQIIAQATSSYPLLTPQPGWTEQNPSDWVEASLDALSNVTQQLEGHRTMSGDKPLRVYALGLSGQMHGMVPLDADGNVIRPAILWNDQRTGKAVEEIEAIVPRQELIQRTGNPAITGFQLPKLIWLRSEEPQAYARLQQILLPKDYLGYVLTGERVTEPSDASGVGCLNLANRQWDTDILNALGINVELFPSVVESTAIAGKLKPEIASRVGLPAGLPVIAGGGDNAAAAIGLGISSSNLNRGSLSIGTSGVIFAPCDRPIPDPEGRVHLFCHVDGGYHLLGVTLAAGGSLRWYRDTFAPHIAYTELMDLAARSQPGARGVLFLPHLAGERSPHLDPDTRGAWVNLSLAHTQADLIRAVLEGVAFSLREALEVITEITPVHQLLATGGGARSSIWLQILADILQTQLIAPSSEEGAAYGAAILAMVGVGAYPNLEAAFAILSQDSNTVQPQANAVYEEGFKRYKLLYEALKGVLRSPEEND, from the coding sequence ATGGCAGAGCTTGTAATTGGCTTAGATCTGGGTACGGGAGGAGTACGAGCGATCGCAGTTGACTTGCAAGGTCAAATTATCGCCCAAGCAACCAGTAGCTATCCCCTGTTAACCCCCCAACCCGGTTGGACGGAGCAAAACCCATCAGATTGGGTGGAAGCAAGTCTGGATGCGCTATCCAATGTTACTCAACAGCTAGAAGGACACCGAACGATGTCTGGCGACAAGCCGCTGCGCGTCTACGCACTCGGTTTGTCGGGACAAATGCACGGTATGGTGCCTTTGGATGCTGATGGTAATGTTATCAGACCTGCAATTTTGTGGAACGATCAACGCACGGGTAAAGCTGTTGAAGAAATCGAAGCGATCGTTCCCCGTCAAGAGTTAATTCAGCGTACCGGAAATCCTGCAATTACAGGGTTTCAACTGCCGAAGTTGATATGGTTGAGAAGTGAAGAACCGCAAGCTTATGCTCGACTTCAGCAAATATTGCTGCCAAAAGATTATTTAGGATATGTGCTGACTGGGGAACGAGTAACAGAACCATCCGATGCGTCTGGTGTGGGATGTTTGAACCTGGCTAATCGGCAATGGGATACGGATATACTTAATGCTCTTGGTATTAATGTAGAGTTGTTTCCTTCAGTAGTTGAGTCTACCGCGATCGCAGGTAAACTGAAACCGGAAATAGCTAGCCGCGTGGGATTACCTGCGGGATTGCCTGTAATTGCAGGCGGAGGCGACAATGCAGCAGCTGCGATCGGTTTAGGCATTTCATCGAGCAATCTCAATCGGGGAAGTTTGAGTATCGGTACATCTGGTGTAATTTTTGCACCTTGCGATCGCCCGATTCCCGATCCAGAAGGTCGAGTGCATTTGTTCTGTCATGTAGATGGTGGGTATCATTTACTGGGAGTAACGCTGGCGGCGGGTGGTTCTCTGCGTTGGTATCGGGATACATTTGCACCGCACATTGCTTATACAGAACTGATGGATTTAGCAGCGCGATCCCAACCCGGTGCGCGTGGTGTTTTATTTTTACCTCACCTTGCAGGTGAACGCAGTCCGCACCTCGATCCAGATACTCGTGGCGCTTGGGTAAATTTGTCACTAGCTCATACGCAAGCAGACTTGATTCGTGCTGTACTGGAGGGGGTTGCATTCAGCTTGCGGGAAGCGTTGGAGGTAATTACGGAGATTACACCCGTCCATCAACTTTTGGCTACAGGTGGAGGAGCGCGATCGTCCATCTGGTTACAAATTTTGGCAGATATTTTGCAAACGCAACTCATTGCACCTTCTTCGGAAGAAGGTGCAGCTTATGGAGCAGCTATTTTGGCAATGGTAGGAGTTGGTGCATATCCCAACTTAGAGGCTGCATTTGCGATCCTCTCACAGGACAGCAATACAGTACAGCCACAAGCAAATGCTGTGTATGAAGAAGGGTTCAAGCGGTATAAGTTATTGTACGAAGCTCTGAAAGGCGTTTTGCGATCGCCAGAAGAAAACGATTAG
- a CDS encoding SDR family NAD(P)-dependent oxidoreductase, whose protein sequence is MTAKATYQFAGKTILITGGAGEIGKATARRFAADGAGIFLLDLNEAKMAEAVRELEKYNVPIGIFRCDVTDADNVAKAFAAGVEQFDRIDYVFNNAGYQGVFAKTDEYPEDDFEKVIDINVIGVFHILKAAAQHLRDAGGGAIVNMASHAGVDGPPNMIAYAASKFAVIGITQTAAKDLAPHNIRVNALSPSLIGPGYMWTRQTELQAAVGSQYFDRNPKVVEQQMIDSVPMRRLGSLEEVANGVAFLMSDEASYITGFNLDITGGQ, encoded by the coding sequence ATGACAGCGAAAGCAACTTATCAGTTTGCGGGTAAGACGATTCTGATTACAGGCGGTGCGGGAGAAATTGGCAAGGCGACGGCACGCCGCTTTGCGGCTGATGGTGCAGGTATATTCTTGCTGGATTTGAATGAAGCGAAGATGGCAGAAGCAGTTCGGGAATTAGAAAAATACAATGTTCCGATCGGCATATTTCGCTGCGATGTTACGGATGCGGACAACGTTGCCAAAGCTTTTGCTGCTGGTGTCGAGCAGTTCGATCGGATCGACTACGTATTTAATAATGCAGGTTATCAAGGAGTATTTGCCAAAACGGATGAATATCCAGAAGATGATTTTGAAAAGGTAATCGATATTAACGTTATCGGCGTTTTCCACATTCTTAAGGCAGCGGCTCAACATCTCAGGGATGCGGGTGGAGGAGCGATCGTCAATATGGCGAGTCATGCGGGAGTGGATGGCCCCCCAAATATGATTGCTTATGCGGCTTCCAAGTTTGCGGTGATAGGAATTACCCAGACGGCGGCGAAAGACTTAGCTCCCCATAACATTAGGGTAAATGCGCTCTCTCCTTCGCTAATCGGCCCCGGCTATATGTGGACGCGACAAACGGAATTGCAGGCGGCGGTAGGATCGCAGTACTTCGATCGCAATCCCAAAGTAGTCGAGCAACAGATGATCGATTCAGTGCCGATGCGTCGTTTGGGAAGTCTGGAAGAGGTTGCCAATGGGGTAGCGTTTCTGATGAGTGACGAGGCAAGTTACATTACTGGGTTTAATTTGGATATTACTGGCGGTCAATAG
- a CDS encoding sugar-binding transcriptional regulator — protein MKELGLERRDRKLELAAHAAWLYYIAQNTQEEIAAKLNVSRQTAQRLVALAVSEKLIKFRLDHPLSECIALAESLRDRFNLLLCEVVPSDGGNGDTFNGIAVCAATHLETYLLAKTPTILAFSSGRTLRSMVEQIPSMEQPQHKIVSIIGNMSHYGRAGRHEVVMHLCDRVGSQVYPVPTPVVATSIEERELLQTQRSFIAVKSLAEQAKATFVGISHIAWNAPLHQDGFISDDEVAELIELGAVGEIAGWAFCDRGVLLQKGTNTRVASVPLEQPAQRLIIGVAGGVKKAEAILAALRGKLITGLITDEAAAQAILGKIG, from the coding sequence ATGAAAGAACTCGGCTTGGAACGGCGAGACCGCAAATTGGAACTCGCTGCTCATGCTGCCTGGTTATACTACATCGCCCAAAACACCCAGGAGGAGATTGCCGCCAAGCTGAACGTTTCCCGGCAAACTGCACAACGTTTGGTTGCGCTGGCGGTAAGTGAAAAACTAATTAAATTTCGGCTGGATCACCCTCTCAGCGAATGTATTGCGCTGGCTGAGTCGTTACGCGATCGCTTCAATCTATTACTGTGCGAAGTAGTACCGAGCGATGGAGGCAATGGGGATACCTTCAACGGAATTGCCGTGTGTGCTGCTACCCACTTAGAAACTTATCTGCTGGCGAAAACTCCAACAATTCTGGCATTTTCATCGGGACGCACATTGCGATCGATGGTCGAGCAAATTCCATCAATGGAGCAACCGCAACATAAAATTGTATCTATTATTGGCAATATGTCTCATTATGGGCGTGCAGGTCGCCACGAAGTCGTGATGCACTTGTGCGATCGCGTCGGTTCCCAAGTATATCCAGTTCCCACACCCGTTGTCGCCACCAGTATTGAAGAAAGAGAACTTTTGCAAACTCAGCGATCGTTCATCGCCGTGAAATCCCTTGCAGAGCAAGCCAAAGCCACCTTTGTCGGCATCAGTCACATCGCCTGGAATGCGCCATTACATCAAGACGGTTTCATCAGCGACGATGAAGTAGCTGAACTAATAGAATTGGGAGCAGTAGGAGAAATAGCAGGTTGGGCTTTTTGCGATCGGGGAGTTTTGCTGCAAAAAGGAACGAACACCCGTGTCGCCAGCGTCCCCCTAGAACAACCCGCTCAACGCCTCATTATCGGTGTAGCAGGCGGCGTGAAAAAAGCCGAGGCAATTTTGGCTGCGTTGCGTGGCAAGTTAATTACCGGACTGATTACCGACGAAGCTGCTGCCCAAGCGATTCTTGGCAAAATTGGCTGA